A single window of Paenibacillus sp. FSL H8-0537 DNA harbors:
- a CDS encoding helix-turn-helix domain-containing protein yields MQCLLIDDDIPTVNVLNDFVDWDAFGISKITTAHNISDAKLLFEQSIPDIIICDIEMPKGTGLDMIKWVREHKYDCGFIFFTCHESFDFASTAISFNADAYVIKPFDKDKLETSLIKAIDVIKQRRELNAYSKYGQAWLKNRDLVEQGFWRDIMFATIPPRLDVIQSEMRKRDLDIHLEERYLLVITCVSKNDMEIEWNDNTFKYALHNLCSDIWFGTTDHSQIVTYKMEDVFYSALIIPELESIDVAKEKCNKLIKQCRKLFRCTATSYISEGNAIFQIAEAKIRLEEMDKKNIIYKGEVHDGKERFIPSYSEPYSLDVALMNTLFIQGERVKIVHLLKKELELLASLNKLDVNTIRAIHQDFVQVVYALLYKNNIQAHKLFSDEVAQQLAQSSNGSVFEFMKWANYVTNTTIDFLKLIIASEGVVEKAKRFIQEHYDQDLNREDIAAVVFLTPDYLAKRFKLETGLSVKEYLNEYRVKVAQEMLTHSKESISHIATQTGFDSLSYFSTVFKKVTGDTPNAFRAKYNVLRI; encoded by the coding sequence ATGCAATGTTTATTAATTGACGATGATATCCCGACAGTAAACGTCTTGAACGATTTTGTAGACTGGGATGCATTCGGCATTTCCAAAATCACAACCGCTCACAATATATCCGATGCGAAATTGCTATTTGAACAGAGTATCCCTGACATTATCATATGTGATATTGAAATGCCAAAGGGTACCGGGCTCGATATGATCAAATGGGTAAGAGAGCATAAATACGACTGCGGCTTTATTTTCTTTACCTGTCATGAAAGCTTTGATTTTGCCTCCACAGCCATTTCGTTTAATGCGGATGCGTATGTCATTAAGCCCTTCGATAAAGATAAACTGGAGACGTCTCTAATAAAGGCGATAGATGTCATCAAGCAAAGAAGGGAACTCAATGCATACAGCAAATACGGACAGGCATGGTTGAAAAATCGTGATCTTGTTGAGCAGGGCTTCTGGAGAGACATTATGTTTGCGACGATACCTCCCCGACTCGATGTGATTCAGTCCGAAATGCGGAAAAGGGATTTGGACATCCATTTAGAGGAACGTTATCTGCTTGTGATTACCTGCGTCAGCAAAAACGATATGGAGATCGAATGGAACGATAACACGTTCAAATATGCCCTGCATAACTTATGTTCGGATATATGGTTTGGGACGACCGATCACTCCCAAATCGTCACTTACAAAATGGAGGATGTTTTTTACAGCGCTTTAATTATACCTGAGCTGGAATCCATCGATGTGGCAAAGGAGAAATGCAATAAACTCATTAAACAATGCAGGAAGCTATTCCGCTGCACGGCTACTTCCTATATTTCAGAAGGGAATGCCATATTCCAAATCGCCGAAGCTAAAATAAGGCTAGAGGAAATGGATAAAAAGAACATCATTTATAAAGGTGAAGTTCATGATGGCAAGGAGCGTTTTATTCCTTCCTACTCTGAACCTTATTCGCTCGATGTTGCTCTAATGAATACGTTGTTTATTCAAGGAGAAAGAGTGAAGATCGTTCATTTGTTGAAAAAGGAACTAGAGCTGCTTGCGTCTCTAAATAAACTGGATGTGAATACAATACGTGCCATACACCAGGATTTCGTACAGGTTGTCTATGCCCTATTGTATAAAAACAATATTCAGGCTCATAAATTATTTTCGGATGAGGTCGCCCAGCAATTGGCTCAAAGCTCGAATGGCAGTGTATTTGAATTCATGAAGTGGGCAAATTATGTAACGAATACAACGATTGATTTTCTAAAGCTGATCATAGCTTCTGAAGGTGTCGTTGAAAAGGCAAAAAGATTCATCCAAGAGCATTACGATCAGGATTTAAATCGGGAAGATATAGCAGCAGTCGTGTTTTTAACGCCGGACTATTTAGCTAAACGCTTTAAACTGGAAACAGGCTTGTCGGTCAAGGAGTATTTGAATGAGTACCGGGTAAAGGTTGCACAAGAAATGCTTACCCATAGTAAGGAAAGTATTAGCCATATTGCGACCCAAACGGGATTTGACAGTCTGTCCTATTTCTCCACTGTATTTAAAAAAGTAACAGGCGACACTCCGAATGCGTTTCGGGCTAAATATAACGTACTGAGGATTTAA
- a CDS encoding ABC transporter substrate-binding protein encodes MSTKRGITALLLSVTLIGSSLTACGTESANETTKEAAGKVEKVVFALPSFNRIPDDLSRVTEAINKITKEKINVEVELKLYGPADYSQKVNLALQSGEQLDIFTGFEQFANFASKKQLYPMNDLLQQYGKEMKGILDKDFGDDLLEATTIDGQIYGIPANKGMALPTNLVYNSDMMSEIGVSADDIQSVKDLPAVFDALQEKLPDVVPFGPINVSPSDTGLVRLLRGTHKVDFLTDSTGVGVVIGNDGKVRNFYETDEFKAGASMMRDWYNKGYLQKDAATASSPFSEIISSGRGFAFMGGYSGMALAQALSAQTGKNLETKRIAPFYFDTIAVNAVVWMVSSRSKVPDASMKFLNLLYTDAELINTLLYGIEGEDYVKVDEHHVKFPEGKNASTVAYTAYLSSGIVGSESLQYQLEGADWSDIELKLKENKETERSPYFGFIFDQNSVKTQMTSINNVVNQYLPGLVTGSLDPETTIPKFTEALNNAGAEAIIKAKQEQLDAWLANKKQ; translated from the coding sequence ATGAGCACAAAGAGGGGAATCACTGCACTGCTTTTGTCCGTAACCTTAATCGGTTCGTCGTTAACCGCGTGCGGCACAGAATCCGCGAACGAAACGACTAAAGAGGCTGCTGGAAAGGTTGAAAAAGTGGTATTCGCACTCCCGTCATTTAACCGAATTCCTGACGATCTTAGCCGCGTAACGGAAGCTATTAATAAGATTACGAAGGAAAAGATTAATGTAGAGGTTGAATTGAAATTGTATGGACCAGCTGATTATAGTCAGAAAGTAAACCTGGCGCTGCAAAGCGGTGAGCAGTTGGACATCTTTACAGGCTTCGAGCAGTTCGCGAATTTTGCATCGAAAAAGCAGCTTTATCCGATGAATGATCTTCTACAGCAATATGGGAAGGAAATGAAAGGAATTCTAGATAAGGATTTCGGTGATGATCTCCTTGAAGCTACAACGATTGATGGTCAAATTTACGGGATTCCCGCAAATAAAGGGATGGCGCTTCCAACTAATTTGGTCTACAACTCCGATATGATGTCGGAAATTGGCGTGTCCGCTGACGATATCCAATCGGTAAAGGATCTGCCGGCGGTATTTGATGCCTTGCAAGAAAAGCTTCCTGATGTCGTTCCTTTCGGACCCATCAATGTCAGCCCTAGTGATACGGGCTTGGTGAGGCTGTTAAGGGGAACGCATAAAGTCGACTTTCTGACGGACAGTACGGGTGTCGGTGTCGTCATCGGAAATGACGGCAAGGTGCGGAATTTTTACGAAACAGATGAATTTAAAGCTGGCGCTTCAATGATGAGAGACTGGTACAACAAAGGGTACTTGCAGAAGGATGCGGCAACCGCTTCAAGTCCATTTTCTGAAATTATATCCTCAGGCCGCGGGTTCGCCTTTATGGGAGGGTATAGCGGCATGGCCCTTGCACAAGCACTTAGCGCACAAACGGGAAAGAATCTGGAGACAAAACGCATTGCACCCTTCTATTTCGATACGATTGCAGTCAATGCTGTTGTTTGGATGGTCTCCAGCAGGAGTAAAGTTCCAGATGCTTCCATGAAGTTTTTAAACTTATTATATACGGATGCTGAACTTATTAACACGCTGCTGTATGGCATTGAAGGCGAGGATTATGTGAAGGTTGATGAGCATCATGTCAAGTTCCCAGAAGGAAAAAATGCTTCTACGGTTGCTTACACCGCGTATTTGAGTTCTGGAATTGTTGGTTCGGAGTCTCTTCAGTATCAGCTTGAGGGTGCAGATTGGTCAGATATTGAGCTGAAGCTGAAAGAAAATAAAGAGACGGAAAGATCTCCGTATTTTGGATTTATTTTCGACCAAAACAGTGTGAAAACTCAAATGACCTCTATTAACAATGTCGTCAATCAATACCTTCCTGGGTTGGTTACCGGATCGCTTGACCCAGAAACGACGATACCAAAATTCACAGAAGCGCTGAACAATGCTGGCGCGGAAGCCATTATCAAGGCGAAACAGGAACAGCTTGACGCGTGGCTGGCGAACAAGAAGCAATAA
- a CDS encoding ABC transporter permease subunit, translating into MNATVAKRRELKKMMPLLLLAAPGLLYLLINNYIPMLGIFIGFKEVDFTKGIFGSDWVGFDNFKFLFNTSDAFIMTRNTILYNVAFIVLGTICSVFIALLMSELLTKVYSKFFQSGLVLPNLISMVVLSYLVFAFLNSDSGFINLSILRPLGLPEISWYSEAKYWPYILVIIQLWKSAGYGSIVYFAFIAGIDKSIYEAAKIDGAGKLKQIFNITLPLLKPTIIILGLLSVGRIFNSDFGLFYQVPMNAGALYSTTQTIDTYVYRALIQLNDIGMSAAAGLYQSLVGFILVLIVNAIVRKVNADNALF; encoded by the coding sequence ATGAACGCTACGGTTGCAAAACGCCGGGAATTAAAAAAGATGATGCCGCTGCTGCTTCTTGCGGCCCCAGGTCTGCTTTATTTGCTCATTAATAATTATATTCCGATGCTGGGAATCTTTATTGGGTTCAAAGAAGTAGATTTTACGAAAGGGATATTTGGCAGCGATTGGGTTGGGTTCGATAATTTTAAGTTTCTCTTTAATACAAGCGATGCCTTCATCATGACAAGAAATACGATTTTATATAACGTAGCTTTTATTGTTTTAGGCACGATCTGTTCGGTTTTTATAGCTTTGCTCATGTCTGAGCTGTTAACGAAGGTATACTCGAAGTTTTTCCAGTCCGGTCTAGTACTCCCGAATCTGATATCTATGGTGGTGCTGTCTTATCTCGTATTTGCTTTTCTTAATTCGGATAGCGGATTTATTAATCTTTCCATTTTGCGTCCGTTGGGACTTCCGGAAATCAGCTGGTATTCGGAGGCCAAATATTGGCCCTATATATTAGTTATCATTCAATTGTGGAAATCTGCGGGCTACGGCTCAATCGTTTATTTTGCATTTATCGCTGGCATCGATAAGAGCATTTATGAAGCTGCGAAGATCGATGGCGCAGGCAAACTGAAGCAAATTTTCAATATAACGCTGCCTTTGCTGAAACCAACGATCATTATACTAGGACTCCTTTCGGTTGGGAGAATCTTTAATTCTGATTTTGGCCTGTTCTATCAAGTGCCGATGAATGCAGGCGCCTTGTACAGCACCACACAGACGATCGATACGTATGTGTACCGTGCTCTCATTCAATTAAATGATATTGGAATGTCCGCAGCAGCCGGTCTCTATCAGTCGTTAGTTGGTTTCATTCTTGTGTTGATTGTGAATGCGATTGTCAGAAAAGTAAATGCTGACAATGCTTTATTTTAG
- a CDS encoding carbohydrate ABC transporter permease, whose translation MIQTRGERTFAHFSAIVMSLITLAAFLPFILIFVASFTEESALISNGYSYFPEKWSLDAYVYMYTTASTFVRAYGVSFFVTIVGTAVSTILTAMLAYPMARRDFKLHNVLAFIVFFTMLFSGGVVPSYMMWTKFFHIKDSMWALIVPSYLISGFNVLLVRNYYKNNVPVDLIESAQIDGASELKTFYRIMLPLSIPVLVTIGLFTALTYWNDWINALYYITKPQYYGVQNLLIQLMNNIQFLKSDQASSMIGAGAVELPSTAVRMAMAVIGILPILVVLPFLQKYLTKGVVIGAVKG comes from the coding sequence TTGATACAAACAAGAGGGGAACGGACCTTTGCCCATTTCTCAGCCATCGTTATGTCTTTGATCACCTTAGCGGCTTTTTTACCCTTTATTTTAATTTTCGTGGCTTCTTTTACGGAAGAGTCGGCCTTGATCAGCAACGGATACAGCTACTTTCCGGAAAAATGGAGCCTGGATGCCTATGTGTACATGTACACAACCGCTTCAACTTTTGTGAGAGCCTACGGTGTATCCTTCTTCGTCACCATTGTCGGGACCGCTGTCAGCACGATTCTGACCGCCATGCTTGCCTATCCGATGGCAAGAAGAGACTTTAAGCTTCATAATGTTTTGGCCTTTATTGTCTTTTTCACGATGCTGTTTAGCGGTGGAGTAGTCCCTAGCTATATGATGTGGACGAAATTTTTTCATATTAAGGATTCAATGTGGGCGTTAATCGTGCCTAGCTATCTGATAAGCGGTTTTAACGTTCTGCTCGTTCGCAACTATTATAAAAATAATGTGCCTGTGGATTTGATCGAATCGGCACAAATCGACGGCGCTTCCGAGCTGAAAACCTTTTACAGAATTATGCTTCCATTATCCATTCCGGTTTTGGTGACAATCGGTTTGTTTACAGCCTTGACGTACTGGAATGATTGGATCAATGCCTTGTATTATATAACGAAGCCTCAATACTATGGCGTTCAAAATCTTTTGATTCAGTTAATGAACAATATTCAATTTTTAAAGTCTGACCAGGCGAGCAGTATGATTGGTGCCGGCGCCGTAGAGCTTCCCAGCACGGCAGTTCGGATGGCAATGGCTGTTATTGGCATTTTGCCGATTTTAGTTGTCCTTCCCTTCCTTCAGAAGTATTTGACTAAAGGCGTCGTAATTGGAGCAGTAAAAGGATAA